In Chanodichthys erythropterus isolate Z2021 chromosome 11, ASM2448905v1, whole genome shotgun sequence, a single window of DNA contains:
- the fhod1 gene encoding FH1/FH2 domain-containing protein 1 isoform X2, whose translation MTTITCRVQYLEDSDPFVCSNFPEPRRPPPYDLNEHLQLNEQIAGVHKLLEAPLKLEECALQLASNGNYLDLDSSLAEQRDDLEQLYEDVEKGKKPILILRTQLSVRVHSILEKLYNSHGPELRRSLFSLKQLFQDDKDLVPEFVLSEGLTCFIKVGAEADHNYQNYILRALSQIMLFVDGMNGVVNHNETVQWLYTLSGSLSRLVVKTALKLLIVFVEYTESNSPLLIQAVNIVDGKRGVKPWTYLIDILSAKNGSDTELLIYTMTLINKTLAALPDQDSFYDVTDCLEQLGMEGVVQKYMTSSGTESDLKQQFTIYENALRNEDGETDEATPNIRRDRRKLNPSEQEGRRSRRSSSHSLPDNSFRPASPTVSVSSNSPTLDVMRTASPQQSDSSNSPVPGSPVLTSPSSTTSGSPTPPLAQVTNGAESVVASEPEHNLGRSFMSQYIAHMGISRRRLKKERSITEETSRISNRASFTETDSPQEITAQSAAEQPSRTEGKRVFKQHQADSVCPETVNRDLPVLRNLEDTFLRSLAVSQWEKKRKSFGLHERPSLSVSVASTEAETSTEAEQPVSSSDTTGPISGQESQGVKLTRHTLEQPEDTTTAHNEAEGGLQRQGSTAEQHSTLSNDRKFMLDMLYSKDNTSSGGLKSPSLESALEEHGITSMAGRLSRLQSCSSQPTEDTSRRTELESLGGTAQAARARLAEEQMLKKMRPQYSIEAETHSQSLEKTMMTPLSRGSRDAWEKLQPNSRPLRIKDLDFSDLMEEEDIDVLDIDTFDTSLPNGILPPPPPVPGLGSAPPPPPPPPLPPGSASLAPPPPPPPPPPGSTTLALSPPLPPPGGLSVPPPPPGLLPPSPSQGIDPAFLKKRKTVKLFWKELKQPDSPRKCKFGRGTVWASLDKVAVDTAKLEHLFESKGKELPVAKKCAEAKKAVILVLDPKRSNAINIGMTVLPAVHVIKSAILTFDEFAISKEGIEKILTMTPTDEEKQKIQEAQLANPDVPLGTAEQFLLTLSSISGLTARLQLWAFKLNYETLEKEIAEPLFDLKLGMEQLAKNKTFKRILATLLAIGNFLNSSNAKGFELSYLEKVTEVKDTVHRQSLLHHTCNFVVENYPDTTDLYSEIPAITRSAKVEFEQLSENLIQLERKCKASWDNLKVVAKHETKPNLKNKMTEFLKDCTERIIILKVVHRRIINRFHSFLLYLGQPSYSVRDTKVTQFCKIISEFALEYRTTRERVLTQKRKRAVHRERTKTRGKMITETEKFSGAVPQLSLEDSPSPVSSTIESEPAQEEHENMKNLLTANNDNSKLRRSRAVRKILTTGGDTTPISPTLQWSDEEGPYESDFAPTSPVESQSAQDDDDDDDEGLGRVSTHMSVAKEDSASSQDDATDEIMDRLVKSVTQNPTERASSPKTRKRSRLNRKSLRRTLKSGLSVDVVQALGLGSPNGKV comes from the exons AGAAGTTGTATAACTCCCATGGCCCTGAGCTCCGGCGGTCCTTGTTTTCTTTAAAGCAACTCTTCCAG GATGATAAGGACTTGGTTCCAGAGTTTGTGCTCTCTGAGGGTCTGACATGTTTCATTAAAGTGGGTGCTGAGGCAGATCATAACTACCAGAACTACATCCTCAGAG CTCTCAGTCAGATCATGCTGTTTGTGGATGGAATGAACGGTGTTGTGAACCACAACGAGACGGTACAGTGGCTGTACACACTGAGTGGCAGCCTG TCTCGGCTGGTTGTAAAGACAGCTCTGAAGTTGCTGATAGTGTTTGTGGAATACACTGAGTCCAACAGTCCACTCCTCATTCAAGCTGTCAACATTGTGGATGGAAAGAGag GTGTGAAGCCTTGGACGTACCTAATAGATATCCTGTCAGCGAAGAATGGATCGGACACAGAGCTGCTCATCTACACCATGACCCTCATCAACAAG ACTCTGGCAGCACTTCCAGATCAGGACTCATTTTATGATGTGACAGACTGTTTGGAGCAGCTAGGAATGGAAGGCGTCGTCCAGAAATACATGACTAGCAGTGGCACAGAAAGTGACCTTAAACAACAGTTCACCATTTATGAA AATGCCCTCAGGAATGAAGATGGTGAGACAGATGAAGCGACACCTAACATCCGTAGAGACAGAAGGAAACTGAACCCCAGCGAGCAGGAGGGCAGGAGGAGCCGGCGGTCATCATCTCACAGTCTTCCAGATAATTCCTTTCGACCCGCTTCCCCAACCGTATCAGTTTCTTCTAATAGCCCTACACTAG ATGTGATGCGCACAGCCTCCCCTCAGCAGTCAGATTCCTCTAATTCTCCTGTTCCTGGCAGTCCTGTGTTGACCAGCCCCTCCTCTACAACCTCTGGCTCCCCAACTCCACCCCTCGCTCAGGTGACTAATGGAGCCGAGTCTGTTGTCGCCTCTGAGCCGGAACACAACTT GGGGCGCTCTTTTATGAGTCAGTACATAGCTCACATGGGGATTTCTAGACGGAGGTTAAAAAAGGAGAGGTCAATAACAGAGGAAACCTCAAGAATCTCCAACAG AGCGTCTTTCACAGAAACGGACTCTCCTCAGGAGATCACTGCCCAGTCAGCTGCAGAGCAACCCAGCCGGACGGAGGGAAAACGAGTCTTCAA ACAGCACCAGGCAGACAGTGTTTG TCCAGAGACTGTGAATAGAGACTTGCCAGTTCTGAGGAATTTAGA AGACACGTTCTTGCGTTCTCTGGCTGTGTCCCAGTGGGAGAAGAAAAGGAAGTCATTTGGCTTACATGAGAGACCTTCTCTAAGCGTGAGTGTGGCGTCTACAGAAGCAGAGACGTCTACTGAAGCAGAGCAGCCGGTCTCCAGCTCAGACACCACAG GACCTATTAGTGGTCAGGAGTCTCAGGGGGTAAAATTGACCAGGCACACCCTGGAGCAGCCAGAGGACACAACCACAGCCCACAATGAAGCAG AGGGTGGTTTGCAGCGTCAGGGCAGTACAGCGGAACAGCACAGCACCCTCTCTAATGACAGGAAGTTCATGTTGGACATGCTTTACTCCAAAGACAACACCTCCTCTGGAGGTCTAAAAAGTCCAAGTCTGGAAAGTGCACTTGAGGAGCATGGGATCACCAGTATGGCCGGACGGCTCTCCAGACTGCAGTCTTGCTCTTCTCAGCCAACAGAGGACACGTCCAGGCGGACAGAGCTGGAGAGCCTAGGAGGTACTGCTCAGGCCGCTCGCGCTAGGCTAGCAGAGGAACAAATGCTCAAGAAGATGCGTCCACAGTACAGTATTGAAGCTGAGACGCATTCACAGAGTTTGGAGAAGACAATGATGACACCGTTGTCCAGGGGTAGTCGGGATGCCTGGGAGAAGCTGCAGCCCAATTCCAGACCTCTGCGGATTAAAGATCTTGACTTCTCTGATCTGATGGAGGAGGAGGATATCGATGTGCTGGATATAGACACTTTTGACACCTCTTTGCCTAATGGAATACTGCCACCCCCTCCTCCAGTGCCAGGACTGGGTTCTGCCCCCCCACCGCCACCTCCTCCCCCTCTTCCTCCTGGTTCTGCTTCTCTGGCTCCACCCccgcctcctcctcctcctcctcctggaTCTACTACTTTAGCTCTATCCCCTCCTCTTCCACCTCCTGGAGGTTTGAGTGTGCCCCCTCCTCCTCCAGGACTCCTTCCTCCGTCTCCATCTCAGGGGATTGATCCGGCTTTTCTAAAGAAACGGAAAACGGTCAAGCTGTTCTGGAAGGAGCTTAAGCAGCCCGATAGCCCCAGGAAGTGCAAGTTTGGGCGGGGCACAGTGTGGGCTTCGCTTGATAAGGTTGCAGTCGATACAGCTAAGCTAGAGCACCTGTTTGAGTCCAAGGGCAAGGAACTTCCAGTAGCAAAG aaatgtgctgaGGCTAAGAAAGCAGTAATTTTAGTGCTTGATCCTAAGAGAAGCAATGCCATCAACATCGGCATGACTGTTTTGCCTGCTGTACATGTCATCAAGAGTGCCATCCTTACCTTTGACGAGTTTGCCATCAGTAAAGAGGGCATTGAG AAAATCCTGACTATGACTCCAACAGATGAAGAGAAACAGAAGATTCAGGAGGCACAGCTGGCTAACCCTGACGTACCGCTGGGTACAGCAGAGCAGTTCCTGCTCACTCTTTCTTCCATCAGTGGCCTTACAGCCAGATTACAGCTCTGGGCCTTTAAACTGAACTATGAGACCCTGGAGAAG GAGATTGCAGAGCCTCTTTTTGACCTCAAACTGGGTATGGAACAACTTGCCAAGAACAAAACCTTCAAGCGTATCCTAGCAACATTACTGGCCATTGGAAACTTCCTCAATAGCTCCAAT GCTAAGGGCTTTGAGCTCAGTTATTTGGAGAAGGTAACTGAGGTAAAGGACACCGTACACAGGCAGTCTCTGCTTCATCATACCTGCAATTTTGTGGTGGAAAACTACCCAGATACGACAGACCTTTACTCTGAGATCCCTGCTATTACACGCTCTGCTAAA GTGGAGTTTGAGCAGTTGTCTGAAAACCTGATTCAGTTGGAGAGAAAATGCAAAGCCTCTTGGGACAATCTTAAAGTAGTGGCTAAACATGAAACTAAACCTAACTTGAAgaataaaatgacagaattcCTGAAAGACTGTACTGAAAGGATCATCATCCTTAAAGTAGTGCACAGACGCATTATTAacag GTTTCATTCCTTCTTGCTATACTTGGGTCAGCCTTCATACTCAGTGCGGGACACTAAAGTAACTCAGTTCTGCAAGATCATCAGTGAGTTTGCCCTAGAGTACCGCACTACTCGAGAGAGAGTCCTCACCCAGAAACGCAAACGTGCTGTCCACCGGGAGCGCACCAAAACCCGGGGCAAGATGATTACAGAG ACAGAGAAGTTTTCTGGAGCAGTTCCACAGCTATCTCTGGAGGACAGCCCATCCCCAGTTTCTTCAACAATAGAATCAGAGCCAGCCCAAGAGGAGCATGAGAACATGAAAAACCTGCTCACCGCCAACAACGACAACAGCAAGCTGCGCAGGAGCCGTGCTGTACGAA AGATTCTTACCACTGGTGGTGACACTACTCCAATTTCACCAACCCTTCAGTGGAGTGATGAAG AGGGGCCTTATGAGTCTGACTTCGCTCCTACTTCACCAGTAGAGAGCCAGTCAGcacaggatgatgatgatgatgatgatga AGGTTTAGGCAGGGTTAGCACACACATGTCTGTAGCCAAAGAGGACAGCGCCAGCTCACAGGATGATGCCACAGATGAGATCATGGATCGTCTGGTTAAGTCTGTCACCCAGAATCCCACAGAGAGGGCGTCTAGTCCAAAAACACGGAAACGCTCACGGCTTAACCGAAAGTCAT TGCGGAGGACTCTAAAGAGTGGCTTGAGTGTGGATGTGGTGCAGGCCCTTGGCCTCGGCAGTCCTAATGGGAAGGTCTGA
- the fhod1 gene encoding FH1/FH2 domain-containing protein 1 isoform X1 produces MTTITCRVQYLEDSDPFVCSNFPEPRRPPPYDLNEHLQLNEQIAGVHKLLEAPLKLEECALQLASNGNYLDLDSSLAEQRDDLEQLYEDVEKGKKPILILRTQLSVRVHSILEKLYNSHGPELRRSLFSLKQLFQDDKDLVPEFVLSEGLTCFIKVGAEADHNYQNYILRALSQIMLFVDGMNGVVNHNETVQWLYTLSGSLSRLVVKTALKLLIVFVEYTESNSPLLIQAVNIVDGKRGVKPWTYLIDILSAKNGSDTELLIYTMTLINKTLAALPDQDSFYDVTDCLEQLGMEGVVQKYMTSSGTESDLKQQFTIYENALRNEDGETDEATPNIRRDRRKLNPSEQEGRRSRRSSSHSLPDNSFRPASPTVSVSSNSPTLDVMRTASPQQSDSSNSPVPGSPVLTSPSSTTSGSPTPPLAQVTNGAESVVASEPEHNLGRSFMSQYIAHMGISRRRLKKERSITEETSRISNRASFTETDSPQEITAQSAAEQPSRTEGKRVFKQHQADSVCPETVNRDLPVLRNLEDTFLRSLAVSQWEKKRKSFGLHERPSLSVSVASTEAETSTEAEQPVSSSDTTGPISGQESQGVKLTRHTLEQPEDTTTAHNEAEGGLQRQGSTAEQHSTLSNDRKFMLDMLYSKDNTSSGGLKSPSLESALEEHGITSMAGRLSRLQSCSSQPTEDTSRRTELESLGGTAQAARARLAEEQMLKKMRPQYSIEAETHSQSLEKTMMTPLSRGSRDAWEKLQPNSRPLRIKDLDFSDLMEEEDIDVLDIDTFDTSLPNGILPPPPPVPGLGSAPPPPPPPPLPPGSASLAPPPPPPPPPPGSTTLALSPPLPPPGGLSVPPPPPGLLPPSPSQGIDPAFLKKRKTVKLFWKELKQPDSPRKCKFGRGTVWASLDKVAVDTAKLEHLFESKGKELPVAKKCAEAKKAVILVLDPKRSNAINIGMTVLPAVHVIKSAILTFDEFAISKEGIEKILTMTPTDEEKQKIQEAQLANPDVPLGTAEQFLLTLSSISGLTARLQLWAFKLNYETLEKEIAEPLFDLKLGMEQLAKNKTFKRILATLLAIGNFLNSSNAKGFELSYLEKVTEVKDTVHRQSLLHHTCNFVVENYPDTTDLYSEIPAITRSAKVEFEQLSENLIQLERKCKASWDNLKVVAKHETKPNLKNKMTEFLKDCTERIIILKVVHRRIINRFHSFLLYLGQPSYSVRDTKVTQFCKIISEFALEYRTTRERVLTQKRKRAVHRERTKTRGKMITETEKFSGAVPQLSLEDSPSPVSSTIESEPAQEEHENMKNLLTANNDNSKLRRSRAVRKILTTGGDTTPISPTLQWSDEEGPYESDFAPTSPVESQSAQDDDDDDDDDEGLGRVSTHMSVAKEDSASSQDDATDEIMDRLVKSVTQNPTERASSPKTRKRSRLNRKSLRRTLKSGLSVDVVQALGLGSPNGKV; encoded by the exons AGAAGTTGTATAACTCCCATGGCCCTGAGCTCCGGCGGTCCTTGTTTTCTTTAAAGCAACTCTTCCAG GATGATAAGGACTTGGTTCCAGAGTTTGTGCTCTCTGAGGGTCTGACATGTTTCATTAAAGTGGGTGCTGAGGCAGATCATAACTACCAGAACTACATCCTCAGAG CTCTCAGTCAGATCATGCTGTTTGTGGATGGAATGAACGGTGTTGTGAACCACAACGAGACGGTACAGTGGCTGTACACACTGAGTGGCAGCCTG TCTCGGCTGGTTGTAAAGACAGCTCTGAAGTTGCTGATAGTGTTTGTGGAATACACTGAGTCCAACAGTCCACTCCTCATTCAAGCTGTCAACATTGTGGATGGAAAGAGag GTGTGAAGCCTTGGACGTACCTAATAGATATCCTGTCAGCGAAGAATGGATCGGACACAGAGCTGCTCATCTACACCATGACCCTCATCAACAAG ACTCTGGCAGCACTTCCAGATCAGGACTCATTTTATGATGTGACAGACTGTTTGGAGCAGCTAGGAATGGAAGGCGTCGTCCAGAAATACATGACTAGCAGTGGCACAGAAAGTGACCTTAAACAACAGTTCACCATTTATGAA AATGCCCTCAGGAATGAAGATGGTGAGACAGATGAAGCGACACCTAACATCCGTAGAGACAGAAGGAAACTGAACCCCAGCGAGCAGGAGGGCAGGAGGAGCCGGCGGTCATCATCTCACAGTCTTCCAGATAATTCCTTTCGACCCGCTTCCCCAACCGTATCAGTTTCTTCTAATAGCCCTACACTAG ATGTGATGCGCACAGCCTCCCCTCAGCAGTCAGATTCCTCTAATTCTCCTGTTCCTGGCAGTCCTGTGTTGACCAGCCCCTCCTCTACAACCTCTGGCTCCCCAACTCCACCCCTCGCTCAGGTGACTAATGGAGCCGAGTCTGTTGTCGCCTCTGAGCCGGAACACAACTT GGGGCGCTCTTTTATGAGTCAGTACATAGCTCACATGGGGATTTCTAGACGGAGGTTAAAAAAGGAGAGGTCAATAACAGAGGAAACCTCAAGAATCTCCAACAG AGCGTCTTTCACAGAAACGGACTCTCCTCAGGAGATCACTGCCCAGTCAGCTGCAGAGCAACCCAGCCGGACGGAGGGAAAACGAGTCTTCAA ACAGCACCAGGCAGACAGTGTTTG TCCAGAGACTGTGAATAGAGACTTGCCAGTTCTGAGGAATTTAGA AGACACGTTCTTGCGTTCTCTGGCTGTGTCCCAGTGGGAGAAGAAAAGGAAGTCATTTGGCTTACATGAGAGACCTTCTCTAAGCGTGAGTGTGGCGTCTACAGAAGCAGAGACGTCTACTGAAGCAGAGCAGCCGGTCTCCAGCTCAGACACCACAG GACCTATTAGTGGTCAGGAGTCTCAGGGGGTAAAATTGACCAGGCACACCCTGGAGCAGCCAGAGGACACAACCACAGCCCACAATGAAGCAG AGGGTGGTTTGCAGCGTCAGGGCAGTACAGCGGAACAGCACAGCACCCTCTCTAATGACAGGAAGTTCATGTTGGACATGCTTTACTCCAAAGACAACACCTCCTCTGGAGGTCTAAAAAGTCCAAGTCTGGAAAGTGCACTTGAGGAGCATGGGATCACCAGTATGGCCGGACGGCTCTCCAGACTGCAGTCTTGCTCTTCTCAGCCAACAGAGGACACGTCCAGGCGGACAGAGCTGGAGAGCCTAGGAGGTACTGCTCAGGCCGCTCGCGCTAGGCTAGCAGAGGAACAAATGCTCAAGAAGATGCGTCCACAGTACAGTATTGAAGCTGAGACGCATTCACAGAGTTTGGAGAAGACAATGATGACACCGTTGTCCAGGGGTAGTCGGGATGCCTGGGAGAAGCTGCAGCCCAATTCCAGACCTCTGCGGATTAAAGATCTTGACTTCTCTGATCTGATGGAGGAGGAGGATATCGATGTGCTGGATATAGACACTTTTGACACCTCTTTGCCTAATGGAATACTGCCACCCCCTCCTCCAGTGCCAGGACTGGGTTCTGCCCCCCCACCGCCACCTCCTCCCCCTCTTCCTCCTGGTTCTGCTTCTCTGGCTCCACCCccgcctcctcctcctcctcctcctggaTCTACTACTTTAGCTCTATCCCCTCCTCTTCCACCTCCTGGAGGTTTGAGTGTGCCCCCTCCTCCTCCAGGACTCCTTCCTCCGTCTCCATCTCAGGGGATTGATCCGGCTTTTCTAAAGAAACGGAAAACGGTCAAGCTGTTCTGGAAGGAGCTTAAGCAGCCCGATAGCCCCAGGAAGTGCAAGTTTGGGCGGGGCACAGTGTGGGCTTCGCTTGATAAGGTTGCAGTCGATACAGCTAAGCTAGAGCACCTGTTTGAGTCCAAGGGCAAGGAACTTCCAGTAGCAAAG aaatgtgctgaGGCTAAGAAAGCAGTAATTTTAGTGCTTGATCCTAAGAGAAGCAATGCCATCAACATCGGCATGACTGTTTTGCCTGCTGTACATGTCATCAAGAGTGCCATCCTTACCTTTGACGAGTTTGCCATCAGTAAAGAGGGCATTGAG AAAATCCTGACTATGACTCCAACAGATGAAGAGAAACAGAAGATTCAGGAGGCACAGCTGGCTAACCCTGACGTACCGCTGGGTACAGCAGAGCAGTTCCTGCTCACTCTTTCTTCCATCAGTGGCCTTACAGCCAGATTACAGCTCTGGGCCTTTAAACTGAACTATGAGACCCTGGAGAAG GAGATTGCAGAGCCTCTTTTTGACCTCAAACTGGGTATGGAACAACTTGCCAAGAACAAAACCTTCAAGCGTATCCTAGCAACATTACTGGCCATTGGAAACTTCCTCAATAGCTCCAAT GCTAAGGGCTTTGAGCTCAGTTATTTGGAGAAGGTAACTGAGGTAAAGGACACCGTACACAGGCAGTCTCTGCTTCATCATACCTGCAATTTTGTGGTGGAAAACTACCCAGATACGACAGACCTTTACTCTGAGATCCCTGCTATTACACGCTCTGCTAAA GTGGAGTTTGAGCAGTTGTCTGAAAACCTGATTCAGTTGGAGAGAAAATGCAAAGCCTCTTGGGACAATCTTAAAGTAGTGGCTAAACATGAAACTAAACCTAACTTGAAgaataaaatgacagaattcCTGAAAGACTGTACTGAAAGGATCATCATCCTTAAAGTAGTGCACAGACGCATTATTAacag GTTTCATTCCTTCTTGCTATACTTGGGTCAGCCTTCATACTCAGTGCGGGACACTAAAGTAACTCAGTTCTGCAAGATCATCAGTGAGTTTGCCCTAGAGTACCGCACTACTCGAGAGAGAGTCCTCACCCAGAAACGCAAACGTGCTGTCCACCGGGAGCGCACCAAAACCCGGGGCAAGATGATTACAGAG ACAGAGAAGTTTTCTGGAGCAGTTCCACAGCTATCTCTGGAGGACAGCCCATCCCCAGTTTCTTCAACAATAGAATCAGAGCCAGCCCAAGAGGAGCATGAGAACATGAAAAACCTGCTCACCGCCAACAACGACAACAGCAAGCTGCGCAGGAGCCGTGCTGTACGAA AGATTCTTACCACTGGTGGTGACACTACTCCAATTTCACCAACCCTTCAGTGGAGTGATGAAG AGGGGCCTTATGAGTCTGACTTCGCTCCTACTTCACCAGTAGAGAGCCAGTCAGcacaggatgatgatgatgatgatgatgatgatgaag GTTTAGGCAGGGTTAGCACACACATGTCTGTAGCCAAAGAGGACAGCGCCAGCTCACAGGATGATGCCACAGATGAGATCATGGATCGTCTGGTTAAGTCTGTCACCCAGAATCCCACAGAGAGGGCGTCTAGTCCAAAAACACGGAAACGCTCACGGCTTAACCGAAAGTCAT TGCGGAGGACTCTAAAGAGTGGCTTGAGTGTGGATGTGGTGCAGGCCCTTGGCCTCGGCAGTCCTAATGGGAAGGTCTGA